GCGTTCTGGCTCCTGGGCAACGACATCGACCAGGTGGGCTGGCCGCAGTGCGGCGAGATCGACGTGATGGAATACCGCGGCCAGAACCCGCGCACGCTGGTCGGCTCCATCCACGGGCCGGGCTACTCCGGCAACGGCGCCATCACGCAGACCCACACGCTGGCGCAGGGCGGCTTCAACCTGGGCTTCCACGTGTTCGCCATCGACTGGGACGAGACGTCGATCACCTGGAGCGTCGACGGCTACGTCTACCACCGCGCCACCCCGGCCGACCTGCCGGGCGGCACGGCGTGGGTGTTCAACCACCCGCACTTCATCATCCTGAACGTGGCTGTGGGTGGGCGCTGGGTCGGTTCGCCGGACGCCTCCACGGTGTTTCCGCAGGTGATGCTGGTGGATTATGTGCGGGTTTACGGGGAGATGCCGTAGGCGCGGTGTTGGCCTGTTGGTCATTGTTGTTTTGTCATGATTCGCGCTTCGATGTGCAGACTATCGTACCATTCCGCAGGTGCAGCGGCGCCGCCCACCCTGAAAAGGCAGGCGGCGCGCCGATCCATCGGCAGGAGCCTGGGCCTAGCGGACCAGGCTCAGCTTCGTGACTCCGCCACGCGGCTGTCCATCGACATGGAGCCGCGCAAAGTACGATCCGCTCGGAACCGCACGCCCCAGGCGGTCCGTGCCCAGCCAGGCCTCCTCGTGTCGGCCCGCCTCACAGGCACGGCCGCCGAGCACGGCGACCAGCTCGCCTCGCACCGAGTAGATCCGCAGTTCGGCGAAGCCGGCTTTCGACAGGTCGAACGCGATCGTCGTCCGCGGATTGAAGGGATTCGGCGCCGCCCGGACTGCGTAGGTGGCGCCATCGGTCCTGTCGACCCCGGAAGTGAGGTCCGGCGTGCGGACGATGAGTTGCACCGCCCGCGCACCAAGCATCAGGGCGTACTCCGTCGTCTTGCGCATGGACATGACCACGACCCGGTTCTCGCTCGGCAGGTAGAGCTGGAAATCGGTTCCGGCCGGCCATGCAGAGGGATCCCAGGTCAGCATCGCCGCGCCGGGATTCGGGGATGTCACGACGACCGGCCAGGAGACAGTTCCCTCGTCGAGGCCGGCCAGGTCGCGCGAGATCGCGCTGCCGCCCTGCAGGCGCCAGTCCGGACGGTGGAACATCAGGCGCGGCCCGCCTGCAGGCGATTGCGGCGGCAAGGGACGGTCGTATACGGCATCGAAGCCGGAAGTCGCGCCTGCCTGCCGACCGAACGTGATGGTGCGCTCTGCACCGGCCGAATCCCGCAGCGAGAGATCGGCGCGCCAGGATCCGTCGCCGGGGTCCGGCACGTTCTTGCGCGCGGTAAGCCGCTTCGGCATCTCCACGAAATTGCCGTAGTAGAACTCCAGCGAGAGTCCGTCCTGCAGCGCATGGATCCAGTAGCCGTGCCAGGGCTGCAGAGCGAGAGCGTCGGCGTAGGCGCCGGTGGCCGGATCGAACGACTGGACGTCCAGTGACACCAGGCCCATCTGGGCGGCAGTCAGCCACTCGTACGTCGCCCCGTCCTGCTTGACGCGAAGGCTCTCGAACGGCCCGGGGAACCAGATGGCGTTGCCGACCAGGTTCCATCCGTTGGCCAGCGGCACGATGACGCCGTCAATGTCGCGCTCGCCGGTCATAGTCCAGTTGAAGTCCGTGTCGCTGGCCAGCCAGTAGCCCGTCCCGGGAACGACTTCGGCGCCGGCGGCGAGGTTCCGGTAGCCGCTGGTGCGGGAGTAGTCGTACGCATAGGCGTATCCCGGTGCCGGGTCGAGGATCACGCTCCCCACCGTGGCGTCGGCCGTGGGCGTCAGCGGCAGGCCGATCATCGACCAGCCGGCCGGGATGGCGCGACTGGCCGGGCTCAACGCCGGAGGGGCGGGCGCCGCGCCGACCAGCAGCGCGAAGCGGTACGTGTTGGGCAGCCCGTCATTGCTGAACACGTAGGTCAGGTCGGGGAAGAGGTTGTGGTACTGGCCCGTCTGGAGGTCCTTCAGGTGGAGCTTGATGCCGCTGGCGGCATTGAAGTTCGGCGCGAACGTCAATGTCACCTCTCCATCCAGGTCCGTCTCCACCAGCAGGGGCCAGGTGTCGTTGCTGTAGATCACGTCGTAGGACGCCCGGTAGTCCCTGCCGAAGCGGGGCCCGAGGGGCCAGTCGGCGTGCTCGAAGCTCGCCGAAACATAGTTGCCGGGCGGCGGCGTGGGCTTCGGGATGTCGATGCCGGCGTCGTAGCCATTGGTTGCCGCGCCCGTCGTCGCGGCGGTTATCGCGTAGTCCTGGGCGCCCGTCGCCGAGGCCGTCACCGCGACGGACATGTCGACCGGGATGCCCCCGGTTTCGCCGCAATCGCCCGACACGTCCGGACAATTGCCGTTCATGACCGCGACCGGCACGCCGACATCACAACTGGCGACCTGGCCCCGGCGCAGCACGCCGTCCCCGGTCACGATCGGCAGGTCGCCGGTCATCGACGGGGCGGTGGCCTGGCTGATGCGGAACTCCAGTGCGCCGTCACCCTGGAGCATGACCTGCAACGTGGCCAGGACGATGGCCCCACCGACCTGGGGATAGTTCGACGCCGCGCCGACGGCGAAACCATTGGCCGAACCGTCCACGTCCAGCGCATTGGGCCCCAGGTTCGTGGACAGGATGAAGTACGGCACGCCGGTCGGCGTGAGCGTGCATTCGAAGCCGTTGGTCGGCCCGGCAGGGTTCATGAGCAGCAGGTAGACGTTGGTCGGCACGAACATGCCCACGGGGGCGCAATTGGCGTTGCCGGTGTCATCGAAGTAGAGTCCGAAACTGTCGGTCTTGTAGTCGAGCCCGCCCATCGCGGTCAGCGGCGTCATGGCCAGAATGAGGCCGAGAACCAGGAATCTTGCGCATCTCATACTGATACTCCTCGTGCTGCGAAATTCGTGATCGCCGGAAGCCGGTGCGGATGCCCGCCCACGGGCATGGCCCCGGGTCGCCGTCGCCACATTGTGCCGTTGCCTGGGTGGATCATGTTCGACGGCCATCACCTCCTCGTCGGCGTCGGGGTGCGCCATGTCTGAGATCCATGAGGCGGGAGAAGCTCCCGCAATGATGCCGCGATTCAAGCATCGGCAACGCCGTGCGTCAATGCTCGTGCGCGCACGGAATGCTGCGCATTCAGGACGATTGCGCTCGGCATATATCCGCCGGCCGCCATGCCCGCTGCCCACGGCCGGCTCGCCCCGCGATGTTGAAGTGTGGTATGCTCAGGCAATCGCCGGCCAATGGCCCGGCCGCGCGGCGGCATCGCCGCGTCGGGGCCGGACCCGGGGGCCGCATCCAGCAAGGGAGACATCATGAAGCGAACGGTATTGCTGTTGTCGGCCCTCCTGTCGATCGGTCTGGTGTGCGGAACGGCGCATGGCAGCTTCGACCCCAGTGCGGACAGTTTCGGCGTCTATTTCACCGCGGACGCCCTGTGGGTCGAGACCCATGTGGCACCGTTCACGGCGTTCGACGGGTACCTGATCCTGGCCAACCCGGTGAGCGGGGTCGACGGCTTCGAATGCACGGTGACGCCCATCGGCGGCCCGTTGCTCTTCCTGTCCGCGGACCTGGGGCCGGGCGCGCTGGACGTGGATGCTTCCGCGAACGGCTACATGGTGGGCGCGGCGGTCCCGTACCCGATCCGACCCGCCGGGATTCAACTGGTGCACTGGCAGTTCATGGTGATGACAACCGCGCCGGTGCACTTCCTCGTCGGGCCGGCGACGATTCCCTCGCTGACGGGCGGCCTGCCGGTCGTGACCGGCGGCGGCGTGCTGCGGCGCTGCGGCGTGTTCTCGGGCTCGGTGGACATTCCTGTCGCGTGCATCAACACGTCGTGCACGGTGAGTGACGAGGTCACGAGCTTTGGCGCAGTGAAGGGACTCTATCGCTGATACGCTGTCGGACATGGGCACAGAAGAATGCGCCGGCGCAAGTCTCACAAGCGCGCGAGACTTGCGCCGCACCTCTATCTCGTCGCCGGGTAGATCTGGTCGCCTCACCAGACGCAACGCCGACAGCGCTCATGCGAGGCGCCGGGTGATAACGTGGACCGTAGCGTCACGAAGCGTATTGCCGCTGATCCTTGTCTATGTGCTTTCAATGGAGTAGATGCCTGGAAGGCATTGGGCCGCGCCTTGATTGACGAATATTGGACATAGATCTTCGACTTCCGCGTCCATGGCCGAGATCGCCGTCACGGCATACAGGATTGACTTAGTATCTTTTTGGTTCCGGTTCTGCTAGGATCACGGGTCCGTTCATCCTGCGGTCGCATCCCTGATCCAAGGAGTCCGGACCATGCCCCACACGACCCCTGACTCGCGCCGCGTCATTCTTCTGGCTGTGGCGGTCGCCCTGTTGACGGCCGGCTCCGCCTCGGCGCGCACCCACGCCTTTCCGCACGTTTTCGACACCAAGGGCCGTGTCTCGAACACGCCCTGGACCTTCGACACCACCATGTTCATCACCTACTCGGGCGACGTGGCCTGCACGGGCGGCGGGCTGTCCGACCAGCAGGTGGACATCTACCTGTACGATGACGAGGGCCATCCCCTGACGAGCCTGACCGGGACCGACATCTGCGCCCCCTGCACGGTCACCGTCGGCGCCGCGGACCGGTCTGCCTCGTTCAGCCTCGAAACGGCCGCCGACGCCGCAGGTGGCATGCCGAACGTGCTCAGCGGCTTCGCCATCGTCTCGGTCAACGGCGACGACGTGGAAAACGTCAGCATCCAGGGCTACGTCGTGAACGCCCACACGAACGCCTTCGACCTGTCCGTCTTCGGCTTCACCCCCGAAGAGGTCAGGGCCCCGGGCGCGAAGTCCGGCGCGTCGTTGCCGTGCGGCCGCGTCTTCAGCGTAGGGCACATGCTGGCGACACCTGGCGCGACGGCGGACACGCCGTTCAGCTTCGACACCACCATGTT
This genomic window from bacterium contains:
- a CDS encoding glycoside hydrolase family 16 protein, which gives rise to MSRTHGLIVATLVALAAAPGCGEETEPPVYGLIWQDEFDGPAGQLPDANKWRFDLGTDWGNLQLEYDTNRAENCSLDGLGNLAITAREEEYQNQPYTSARIKTKGLFEQARGRFEARIKLPIGQGIWPAFWLLGNDIDQVGWPQCGEIDVMEYRGQNPRTLVGSIHGPGYSGNGAITQTHTLAQGGFNLGFHVFAIDWDETSITWSVDGYVYHRATPADLPGGTAWVFNHPHFIILNVAVGGRWVGSPDASTVFPQVMLVDYVRVYGEMP